Proteins found in one Triticum aestivum cultivar Chinese Spring chromosome 4D, IWGSC CS RefSeq v2.1, whole genome shotgun sequence genomic segment:
- the LOC123096754 gene encoding serine/arginine repetitive matrix protein 2 isoform X9 gives MVRSRSPKGGDDGRRRSTPRRSSDEQGGRKEKGPISLLVRNIPHNCRYEDLRVPFAKFGPVRDIYMPKDYYSGEPKGFAFIEFFDSHDASEAQYHMNHKLFCGREIKVEPATDKRKRPEDMRRRTGVRVHSGSKGHDLSRHGRSRSRSHSRSPRQGGRDRSRSHSPAPRRHGDYSASPKRKEECQAKSSGQSKEHDNDKKLGSCTPGGRSERHDTDNDSNERRATPNYSAAPKRTEACQTKSPRQANEHDEDKKHISFSPDRNNHRDADNGHNERDDYSTSSKRKGERLSKSLRLSKEHDEDKKRRSYSRDDRSDCRDADNSFKESRATTDAKRSCPRQRSPRPSAGSHSRRRDAYSASPKGKEERREQSPRQSKVHDKHRKRRSNTPDDRNDCHGADHSHNEMQGDCSTSPKIKEERQAKSSRESEEYNKDTKGRSCAPHDRNDHHDAVNGSREKPVTPDDEGSHACRRSPRPSSGSRSRKRDDCSASPKKKEESWAKSPKQSIEYKDEKRRSCTADDINGRHHAVNCYKKKRDGYSASPKIKEECRAESPRPTKEREDNGGIDRTDADNGYNERRAGPDSASQKRMEKPPQAKSQSQSKEYDNGKNRSYTHDDGKECRDADNVSKERKDYSAAGKRKEERQASLPRQSKEHDEHKKRGSYTRDDRNDLRDADNGSKERRKDYSAAGKRKEERQASLPRQSKEHDEHKKRGSYTPDDRDDPRDADNGSKERRNDYSASRKRMEDYRAKSSRQSNEHDDDKKRGSYTPDDRSHRSDADNRSRERRGDFSASGQRKEEYLGKSPRQLKEHGDNKKRGSYTPADRNDLRDVDNGCNEKLATDDGSRSPCPGRRSPRPS, from the exons ATGGTGAGGAGCCGCTCTCCCAAGGGCGGAGATGACGGCAGGCGACGAAGCACTCCTAGGAGAAGTTCtgatgagcaaggaggaaggaaGGAAAAAGGTCCTATAAGCCTCTTGGTGCGTAACATCCCTCATAACTGCAG ATATGAAGATCTTCGAGTTCCTTTTGCAAAGTTTGGTCCTGTTCGGGATATTTACATGCCAAAAGATTACTACAGTGG GGAGCCAAAAGGGTTTGCTTTTATTGAGTTTTTTGACTCCCATGATGCTTCTGAGGCGCAATATCACATGAACCATAAGTTGTTTTGCGGACGTGAGATTAAAGTTGAGCCTGCCACAGATAAACGGAAAAGGCCCGAAGACATGCGTAGACGAACTGGAGTAAG AGTTCATTCTGGTTCTAAAGGGCACGATCTTTCTCGCCATG GACGGTCTCGTTCTCGTTCACACTCCCGTTCTCCTCGCCAAGGTGGTCGTGATAGATCACG GTCACATTCTCCTGCCCCAAGAAGGCATGGTGACTACTCTGCTTCACCAAAGAGAAAGGAAGAGTGCCAGGCAAAATCATCAGGACAATCAAAAGAACATGACAACGATAAGAAGCTGGGATCCTGTACTCCTGGTGGTAGAAGTGAACGTCATGACACTGATAATGATTCCAATGA GAGGCGGGCAACACCTAACTATTCTGCTGCACCAAAGAGAACGGAAGCGTGCCAGACAAAATCACCAAGGCAGGCAAATGAACATGATGAGGATAAGAAGCATATATCTTTTAGTCCTGATAGAAACAACCACCGTGATGCTGACAATGGCCACAATGA GCGAGATGACTACTCTACTTCATCAAAGAGAAAGGGAGAACGCTTGTCAAAATCACTAAGATTGTCCAAAGAACATGATGAGGATAAGAAGCGGAGATCCTATAGTCGTGATGATCGAAGTGACTGCCGTGATGCTGATAATAGTTTCAAAGA GAGCCGGGCAACAACTGATGCTAAGAGATCCTGTCCCCGCCAGAGGTCACCCAGACCATCCGCTGGATCACACTCAAGAAGGCGAGATGCCTACTCTGCTTCCCCAAAGGGAAAAGAAGAGCGTCGGGAACAATCACCAAGACAGTCAAAAGTACATGATAAACATAGGAAGCGGAGATCCAATACTCCTGATGATAGAAATGACTGTCATGGTGCTGATCATAGTCACAACGA AATGCAAGGTGACTGCTCTACTTCACCAAAGATTAAGGAAGAGCGCCAGGCAAAATCATCAAGAGAGTCAGAAGAATATAACAAGGATACAAAGGGGAGATCCTGTGCCCCTCATGATAGAAATGACCACCATGATGCAGTTAATGGTTCCAGAGA GAAGCCGGTAACACCTGACGATGAGGGGTCCCATGCCTGCCGGAGGTCACCCAGACCATCTTCTGGATCACGCTCAAGAAAGCGAGATGACTGTTCTGCTTCcccaaagaaaaaggaagagagctGGGCAAAGTCACCAAAGCAGTCCATTGAATACAAGGATGAAAAGAGGAGGTCATGTACTGCTGATGATATAAATGGCCGACATCATGCTGTTAATTGTTACAAGAA AAAGCGAGATGGCTACTCTGCTTCCCCAAAGATAAAGGAGGAGTGCAGGGCGGAATCACCACGACCGACAAAAGAACGTGAGGATAATGGTGGAATAGACCGTACTGATGCTGACAATGGCTACAATGA GAGGCGTGCAGGACCTGACTCTGCTTCACAGAAGAGAATGGAAAAGCCTCCCCAAGCAAAATCACAAAGCCAGTCGAAAGAATATGATAACGGTAAGAACAGATCCTATACCCATGATGATGGAAAGGAGTGCCGCGATGCTGATAATGTTTCCAAAGA GCGAAAGGACTACTCAGCTGCTGGAAAGAGAAAGGAAGAGCGCCAGGCAAGTTTACCAAGACAATCAAAGGAACATGATGAACATAAGAAGAGGGGATCCTATACTCGTGATGATAGAAATGACCTCCGTGATGCTGATAATGGTTCCAAAGA AAGGCGAAAGGACTACTCAGCTGCTGGAAAGAGAAAGGAAGAGCGCCAGGCAAGTTTACCAAGACAATCAAAGGAACATGATGAGCATAAGAAGAGGGGATCCTATACTCCTGATGATAGAGATGACCCCCGTGATGCTGATAATGGTTCCAAAGA AAGGCGAAATGATTACTCAGCTTCCCGAAAGAGAATGGAGGACTACAGAGCAAAATCATCAAGACAATCAAACGAACATGATGATGATAAGAAAAGGGGATCGTATACTCCCGATGATAGAAGCCACCGCTCCGATGCTGATAATCGTTCGAGAGA AAGGCGAGGTGACTTCTCAGCTTCCGGACAGAGAAAGGAAGAGTACCTGGGAAAATCACCAAGACAGTTAAAGGAACATGGTGACAATAAGAAGAGGGGGTCATATACGCCTGCTGATAGAAATGACCTCCGTGATGTTGATAATGGTTGCAATGA GAAGCTGGCAACAGATGACGGTAGCCGTAGCCCCTGCCCTGGCCGGAGGTCGCCGCGACCATCTTAG
- the LOC123096754 gene encoding serine/arginine repetitive matrix protein 2 isoform X3, with amino-acid sequence MVRSRSPKGGDDGRRRSTPRRSSDEQGGRKEKGPISLLVRNIPHNCRYEDLRVPFAKFGPVRDIYMPKDYYSGEPKGFAFIEFFDSHDASEAQYHMNHKLFCGREIKVEPATDKRKRPEDMRRRTGVRVHSGSKGHDLSRHGRSRSRSHSRSPRQGGRDRSRSHSPAPRRHGDYSASPKRKEECQAKSSGQSKEHDNDKKLGSCTPGGRSERHDTDNDSNERRATPNYSAAPKRTEACQTKSPRQANEHDEDKKHISFSPDRNNHRDADNGHNERDDYSTSSKRKGERLSKSLRLSKEHDEDKKRRSYSRDDRSDCRDADNSFKESRATTDAKRSCPRQRSPRPSAGSHSRRRDAYSASPKGKEERREQSPRQSKVHDKHRKRRSNTPDDRNDCHGADHSHNEMQGDCSTSPKIKEERQAKSSRESEEYNKDTKGRSCAPHDRNDHHDAVNGSREKPVTPDDEGSHACRRSPRPSSGSRSRKRDDCSASPKKKEESWAKSPKQSIEYKDEKRRSCTADDINGRHHAVNCYKKKRDGYSASPKIKEECRAESPRPTKEREDNGGIDRTDADNGYNERRAGPDSASQKRMEKPPQAKSQSQSKEYDNGKNRSYTHDDGKECRDADNVSKERKDYSAAGKRKEERQASLPRQSKEHDEHKKRGSYTRDDRNDLRDADNGSKERKDYSASGKRKEERQASLPRQSKEHEEHKKRGCYTRDDRNDLCDADNGSKERRKDYSAAGKRKEERQASLPRQSKEHDEHKKRGSYTPDDRDDPRDADNGSKERRNDYSASRKRMEDYRAKSSRQSNEHDDDKKRGSYTPDDRSHRSDADNRSRERRGDFSASGQRKEEYLGKSPRQLKEHGDNKKRGSYTPADRNDLRDVDNGCNEKLATDDGSRSPCPGRRSPRPS; translated from the exons ATGGTGAGGAGCCGCTCTCCCAAGGGCGGAGATGACGGCAGGCGACGAAGCACTCCTAGGAGAAGTTCtgatgagcaaggaggaaggaaGGAAAAAGGTCCTATAAGCCTCTTGGTGCGTAACATCCCTCATAACTGCAG ATATGAAGATCTTCGAGTTCCTTTTGCAAAGTTTGGTCCTGTTCGGGATATTTACATGCCAAAAGATTACTACAGTGG GGAGCCAAAAGGGTTTGCTTTTATTGAGTTTTTTGACTCCCATGATGCTTCTGAGGCGCAATATCACATGAACCATAAGTTGTTTTGCGGACGTGAGATTAAAGTTGAGCCTGCCACAGATAAACGGAAAAGGCCCGAAGACATGCGTAGACGAACTGGAGTAAG AGTTCATTCTGGTTCTAAAGGGCACGATCTTTCTCGCCATG GACGGTCTCGTTCTCGTTCACACTCCCGTTCTCCTCGCCAAGGTGGTCGTGATAGATCACG GTCACATTCTCCTGCCCCAAGAAGGCATGGTGACTACTCTGCTTCACCAAAGAGAAAGGAAGAGTGCCAGGCAAAATCATCAGGACAATCAAAAGAACATGACAACGATAAGAAGCTGGGATCCTGTACTCCTGGTGGTAGAAGTGAACGTCATGACACTGATAATGATTCCAATGA GAGGCGGGCAACACCTAACTATTCTGCTGCACCAAAGAGAACGGAAGCGTGCCAGACAAAATCACCAAGGCAGGCAAATGAACATGATGAGGATAAGAAGCATATATCTTTTAGTCCTGATAGAAACAACCACCGTGATGCTGACAATGGCCACAATGA GCGAGATGACTACTCTACTTCATCAAAGAGAAAGGGAGAACGCTTGTCAAAATCACTAAGATTGTCCAAAGAACATGATGAGGATAAGAAGCGGAGATCCTATAGTCGTGATGATCGAAGTGACTGCCGTGATGCTGATAATAGTTTCAAAGA GAGCCGGGCAACAACTGATGCTAAGAGATCCTGTCCCCGCCAGAGGTCACCCAGACCATCCGCTGGATCACACTCAAGAAGGCGAGATGCCTACTCTGCTTCCCCAAAGGGAAAAGAAGAGCGTCGGGAACAATCACCAAGACAGTCAAAAGTACATGATAAACATAGGAAGCGGAGATCCAATACTCCTGATGATAGAAATGACTGTCATGGTGCTGATCATAGTCACAACGA AATGCAAGGTGACTGCTCTACTTCACCAAAGATTAAGGAAGAGCGCCAGGCAAAATCATCAAGAGAGTCAGAAGAATATAACAAGGATACAAAGGGGAGATCCTGTGCCCCTCATGATAGAAATGACCACCATGATGCAGTTAATGGTTCCAGAGA GAAGCCGGTAACACCTGACGATGAGGGGTCCCATGCCTGCCGGAGGTCACCCAGACCATCTTCTGGATCACGCTCAAGAAAGCGAGATGACTGTTCTGCTTCcccaaagaaaaaggaagagagctGGGCAAAGTCACCAAAGCAGTCCATTGAATACAAGGATGAAAAGAGGAGGTCATGTACTGCTGATGATATAAATGGCCGACATCATGCTGTTAATTGTTACAAGAA AAAGCGAGATGGCTACTCTGCTTCCCCAAAGATAAAGGAGGAGTGCAGGGCGGAATCACCACGACCGACAAAAGAACGTGAGGATAATGGTGGAATAGACCGTACTGATGCTGACAATGGCTACAATGA GAGGCGTGCAGGACCTGACTCTGCTTCACAGAAGAGAATGGAAAAGCCTCCCCAAGCAAAATCACAAAGCCAGTCGAAAGAATATGATAACGGTAAGAACAGATCCTATACCCATGATGATGGAAAGGAGTGCCGCGATGCTGATAATGTTTCCAAAGA GCGAAAGGACTACTCAGCTGCTGGAAAGAGAAAGGAAGAGCGCCAGGCAAGTTTACCAAGACAATCAAAGGAACATGATGAACATAAGAAGAGGGGATCCTATACTCGTGATGATAGAAATGACCTCCGTGATGCTGATAATGGTTCCAAAGA GCGAAAGGACTACTCAGCTTCTGGAAAGAGAAAGGAAGAGCGCCAGGCAAGTTTACCAAGACAATCAAAGGAACATGAGGAGCATAAGAAGAGGGGATGCTATACTCGTGATGATAGAAATGACCTCTGTGATGCTGATAATGGTTCCAAAGA AAGGCGAAAGGACTACTCAGCTGCTGGAAAGAGAAAGGAAGAGCGCCAGGCAAGTTTACCAAGACAATCAAAGGAACATGATGAGCATAAGAAGAGGGGATCCTATACTCCTGATGATAGAGATGACCCCCGTGATGCTGATAATGGTTCCAAAGA AAGGCGAAATGATTACTCAGCTTCCCGAAAGAGAATGGAGGACTACAGAGCAAAATCATCAAGACAATCAAACGAACATGATGATGATAAGAAAAGGGGATCGTATACTCCCGATGATAGAAGCCACCGCTCCGATGCTGATAATCGTTCGAGAGA AAGGCGAGGTGACTTCTCAGCTTCCGGACAGAGAAAGGAAGAGTACCTGGGAAAATCACCAAGACAGTTAAAGGAACATGGTGACAATAAGAAGAGGGGGTCATATACGCCTGCTGATAGAAATGACCTCCGTGATGTTGATAATGGTTGCAATGA GAAGCTGGCAACAGATGACGGTAGCCGTAGCCCCTGCCCTGGCCGGAGGTCGCCGCGACCATCTTAG
- the LOC123096754 gene encoding serine/arginine repetitive matrix protein 2 isoform X2, which yields MVRSRSPKGGDDGRRRSTPRRSSDEQGGRKEKGPISLLVRNIPHNCRYEDLRVPFAKFGPVRDIYMPKDYYSGEPKGFAFIEFFDSHDASEAQYHMNHKLFCGREIKVEPATDKRKRPEDMRRRTGVRVHSGSKGHDLSRHGRSRSRSHSRSPRQGGRDRSRSHSPAPRRHGDYSASPKRKEECQAKSSGQSKEHDNDKKLGSCTPGGRSERHDTDNDSNERRATPNYSAAPKRTEACQTKSPRQANEHDEDKKHISFSPDRNNHRDADNGHNERDDYSTSSKRKGERLSKSLRLSKEHDEDKKRRSYSRDDRSDCRDADNSFKESRATTDAKRSCPRQRSPRPSAGSHSRRRDAYSASPKGKEERREQSPRQSKVHDKHRKRRSNTPDDRNDCHGADHSHNEMQGDCSTSPKIKEERQAKSSRESEEYNKDTKGRSCAPHDRNDHHDAVNGSREKPVTPDDEGSHACRRSPRPSSGSRSRKRDDCSASPKKKEESWAKSPKQSIEYKDEKRRSCTADDINGRHHAVNCYKKKRDGYSASPKIKEECRAESPRPTKEREDNGGIDRTDADNGYNERRAGPDSASQKRMEKPPQAKSQSQSKEYDNGKNRSYTHDDGKECRDADNVSKERKDYSAAGKRKEERQASLPRQSKEHDEHKKRGSYTRDDRNDLRDADNGSKERRKDYSASGKRKEERQASLPRQSKEHEEHKKRGCYTRDDRNDLCDADNGSKERRKDYSAAGKRKEERQASLPRQSKEHDEHKKRGSYTPDDRDDPRDADNGSKERRNDYSASRKRMEDYRAKSSRQSNEHDDDKKRGSYTPDDRSHRSDADNRSRERGDFSASGQRKEEYLGKSPRQLKEHGDNKKRGSYTPADRNDLRDVDNGCNEKLATDDGSRSPCPGRRSPRPS from the exons ATGGTGAGGAGCCGCTCTCCCAAGGGCGGAGATGACGGCAGGCGACGAAGCACTCCTAGGAGAAGTTCtgatgagcaaggaggaaggaaGGAAAAAGGTCCTATAAGCCTCTTGGTGCGTAACATCCCTCATAACTGCAG ATATGAAGATCTTCGAGTTCCTTTTGCAAAGTTTGGTCCTGTTCGGGATATTTACATGCCAAAAGATTACTACAGTGG GGAGCCAAAAGGGTTTGCTTTTATTGAGTTTTTTGACTCCCATGATGCTTCTGAGGCGCAATATCACATGAACCATAAGTTGTTTTGCGGACGTGAGATTAAAGTTGAGCCTGCCACAGATAAACGGAAAAGGCCCGAAGACATGCGTAGACGAACTGGAGTAAG AGTTCATTCTGGTTCTAAAGGGCACGATCTTTCTCGCCATG GACGGTCTCGTTCTCGTTCACACTCCCGTTCTCCTCGCCAAGGTGGTCGTGATAGATCACG GTCACATTCTCCTGCCCCAAGAAGGCATGGTGACTACTCTGCTTCACCAAAGAGAAAGGAAGAGTGCCAGGCAAAATCATCAGGACAATCAAAAGAACATGACAACGATAAGAAGCTGGGATCCTGTACTCCTGGTGGTAGAAGTGAACGTCATGACACTGATAATGATTCCAATGA GAGGCGGGCAACACCTAACTATTCTGCTGCACCAAAGAGAACGGAAGCGTGCCAGACAAAATCACCAAGGCAGGCAAATGAACATGATGAGGATAAGAAGCATATATCTTTTAGTCCTGATAGAAACAACCACCGTGATGCTGACAATGGCCACAATGA GCGAGATGACTACTCTACTTCATCAAAGAGAAAGGGAGAACGCTTGTCAAAATCACTAAGATTGTCCAAAGAACATGATGAGGATAAGAAGCGGAGATCCTATAGTCGTGATGATCGAAGTGACTGCCGTGATGCTGATAATAGTTTCAAAGA GAGCCGGGCAACAACTGATGCTAAGAGATCCTGTCCCCGCCAGAGGTCACCCAGACCATCCGCTGGATCACACTCAAGAAGGCGAGATGCCTACTCTGCTTCCCCAAAGGGAAAAGAAGAGCGTCGGGAACAATCACCAAGACAGTCAAAAGTACATGATAAACATAGGAAGCGGAGATCCAATACTCCTGATGATAGAAATGACTGTCATGGTGCTGATCATAGTCACAACGA AATGCAAGGTGACTGCTCTACTTCACCAAAGATTAAGGAAGAGCGCCAGGCAAAATCATCAAGAGAGTCAGAAGAATATAACAAGGATACAAAGGGGAGATCCTGTGCCCCTCATGATAGAAATGACCACCATGATGCAGTTAATGGTTCCAGAGA GAAGCCGGTAACACCTGACGATGAGGGGTCCCATGCCTGCCGGAGGTCACCCAGACCATCTTCTGGATCACGCTCAAGAAAGCGAGATGACTGTTCTGCTTCcccaaagaaaaaggaagagagctGGGCAAAGTCACCAAAGCAGTCCATTGAATACAAGGATGAAAAGAGGAGGTCATGTACTGCTGATGATATAAATGGCCGACATCATGCTGTTAATTGTTACAAGAA AAAGCGAGATGGCTACTCTGCTTCCCCAAAGATAAAGGAGGAGTGCAGGGCGGAATCACCACGACCGACAAAAGAACGTGAGGATAATGGTGGAATAGACCGTACTGATGCTGACAATGGCTACAATGA GAGGCGTGCAGGACCTGACTCTGCTTCACAGAAGAGAATGGAAAAGCCTCCCCAAGCAAAATCACAAAGCCAGTCGAAAGAATATGATAACGGTAAGAACAGATCCTATACCCATGATGATGGAAAGGAGTGCCGCGATGCTGATAATGTTTCCAAAGA GCGAAAGGACTACTCAGCTGCTGGAAAGAGAAAGGAAGAGCGCCAGGCAAGTTTACCAAGACAATCAAAGGAACATGATGAACATAAGAAGAGGGGATCCTATACTCGTGATGATAGAAATGACCTCCGTGATGCTGATAATGGTTCCAAAGA AAGGCGAAAGGACTACTCAGCTTCTGGAAAGAGAAAGGAAGAGCGCCAGGCAAGTTTACCAAGACAATCAAAGGAACATGAGGAGCATAAGAAGAGGGGATGCTATACTCGTGATGATAGAAATGACCTCTGTGATGCTGATAATGGTTCCAAAGA AAGGCGAAAGGACTACTCAGCTGCTGGAAAGAGAAAGGAAGAGCGCCAGGCAAGTTTACCAAGACAATCAAAGGAACATGATGAGCATAAGAAGAGGGGATCCTATACTCCTGATGATAGAGATGACCCCCGTGATGCTGATAATGGTTCCAAAGA AAGGCGAAATGATTACTCAGCTTCCCGAAAGAGAATGGAGGACTACAGAGCAAAATCATCAAGACAATCAAACGAACATGATGATGATAAGAAAAGGGGATCGTATACTCCCGATGATAGAAGCCACCGCTCCGATGCTGATAATCGTTCGAGAGA GCGAGGTGACTTCTCAGCTTCCGGACAGAGAAAGGAAGAGTACCTGGGAAAATCACCAAGACAGTTAAAGGAACATGGTGACAATAAGAAGAGGGGGTCATATACGCCTGCTGATAGAAATGACCTCCGTGATGTTGATAATGGTTGCAATGA GAAGCTGGCAACAGATGACGGTAGCCGTAGCCCCTGCCCTGGCCGGAGGTCGCCGCGACCATCTTAG
- the LOC123096754 gene encoding serine/arginine repetitive matrix protein 2 isoform X6, whose protein sequence is MVRSRSPKGGDDGRRRSTPRRSSDEQGGRKEKGPISLLVRNIPHNCRYEDLRVPFAKFGPVRDIYMPKDYYSGEPKGFAFIEFFDSHDASEAQYHMNHKLFCGREIKVEPATDKRKRPEDMRRRTGVRVHSGSKGHDLSRHGRSRSRSHSRSPRQGGRDRSRSHSPAPRRHGDYSASPKRKEECQAKSSGQSKEHDNDKKLGSCTPGGRSERHDTDNDSNERRATPNYSAAPKRTEACQTKSPRQANEHDEDKKHISFSPDRNNHRDADNGHNERDDYSTSSKRKGERLSKSLRLSKEHDEDKKRRSYSRDDRSDCRDADNSFKESRATTDAKRSCPRQRSPRPSAGSHSRRRDAYSASPKGKEERREQSPRQSKVHDKHRKRRSNTPDDRNDCHGADHSHNEMQGDCSTSPKIKEERQAKSSRESEEYNKDTKGRSCAPHDRNDHHDAVNGSREKPVTPDDEGSHACRRSPRPSSGSRSRKRDDCSASPKKKEESWAKSPKQSIEYKDEKRRSCTADDINGRHHAVNCYKKKRDGYSASPKIKEECRAESPRPTKEREDNGGIDRTDADNGYNERRAGPDSASQKRMEKPPQAKSQSQSKEYDNGKNRSYTHDDGKECRDADNVSKERKDYSAAGKRKEERQASLPRQSKEHDEHKKRGSYTRDDRNDLRDADNGSKERKDYSASGKRKEERQASLPRQSKEHEEHKKRGCYTRDDRNDLCDADNGSKERKDYSAAGKRKEERQASLPRQSKEHDEHKKRGSYTPDDRDDPRDADNGSKERRNDYSASRKRMEDYRAKSSRQSNEHDDDKKRGSYTPDDRSHRSDADNRSRERRGDFSASGQRKEEYLGKSPRQLKEHGDNKKRGSYTPADRNDLRDVDNGCNEKLATDDGSRSPCPGRRSPRPS, encoded by the exons ATGGTGAGGAGCCGCTCTCCCAAGGGCGGAGATGACGGCAGGCGACGAAGCACTCCTAGGAGAAGTTCtgatgagcaaggaggaaggaaGGAAAAAGGTCCTATAAGCCTCTTGGTGCGTAACATCCCTCATAACTGCAG ATATGAAGATCTTCGAGTTCCTTTTGCAAAGTTTGGTCCTGTTCGGGATATTTACATGCCAAAAGATTACTACAGTGG GGAGCCAAAAGGGTTTGCTTTTATTGAGTTTTTTGACTCCCATGATGCTTCTGAGGCGCAATATCACATGAACCATAAGTTGTTTTGCGGACGTGAGATTAAAGTTGAGCCTGCCACAGATAAACGGAAAAGGCCCGAAGACATGCGTAGACGAACTGGAGTAAG AGTTCATTCTGGTTCTAAAGGGCACGATCTTTCTCGCCATG GACGGTCTCGTTCTCGTTCACACTCCCGTTCTCCTCGCCAAGGTGGTCGTGATAGATCACG GTCACATTCTCCTGCCCCAAGAAGGCATGGTGACTACTCTGCTTCACCAAAGAGAAAGGAAGAGTGCCAGGCAAAATCATCAGGACAATCAAAAGAACATGACAACGATAAGAAGCTGGGATCCTGTACTCCTGGTGGTAGAAGTGAACGTCATGACACTGATAATGATTCCAATGA GAGGCGGGCAACACCTAACTATTCTGCTGCACCAAAGAGAACGGAAGCGTGCCAGACAAAATCACCAAGGCAGGCAAATGAACATGATGAGGATAAGAAGCATATATCTTTTAGTCCTGATAGAAACAACCACCGTGATGCTGACAATGGCCACAATGA GCGAGATGACTACTCTACTTCATCAAAGAGAAAGGGAGAACGCTTGTCAAAATCACTAAGATTGTCCAAAGAACATGATGAGGATAAGAAGCGGAGATCCTATAGTCGTGATGATCGAAGTGACTGCCGTGATGCTGATAATAGTTTCAAAGA GAGCCGGGCAACAACTGATGCTAAGAGATCCTGTCCCCGCCAGAGGTCACCCAGACCATCCGCTGGATCACACTCAAGAAGGCGAGATGCCTACTCTGCTTCCCCAAAGGGAAAAGAAGAGCGTCGGGAACAATCACCAAGACAGTCAAAAGTACATGATAAACATAGGAAGCGGAGATCCAATACTCCTGATGATAGAAATGACTGTCATGGTGCTGATCATAGTCACAACGA AATGCAAGGTGACTGCTCTACTTCACCAAAGATTAAGGAAGAGCGCCAGGCAAAATCATCAAGAGAGTCAGAAGAATATAACAAGGATACAAAGGGGAGATCCTGTGCCCCTCATGATAGAAATGACCACCATGATGCAGTTAATGGTTCCAGAGA GAAGCCGGTAACACCTGACGATGAGGGGTCCCATGCCTGCCGGAGGTCACCCAGACCATCTTCTGGATCACGCTCAAGAAAGCGAGATGACTGTTCTGCTTCcccaaagaaaaaggaagagagctGGGCAAAGTCACCAAAGCAGTCCATTGAATACAAGGATGAAAAGAGGAGGTCATGTACTGCTGATGATATAAATGGCCGACATCATGCTGTTAATTGTTACAAGAA AAAGCGAGATGGCTACTCTGCTTCCCCAAAGATAAAGGAGGAGTGCAGGGCGGAATCACCACGACCGACAAAAGAACGTGAGGATAATGGTGGAATAGACCGTACTGATGCTGACAATGGCTACAATGA GAGGCGTGCAGGACCTGACTCTGCTTCACAGAAGAGAATGGAAAAGCCTCCCCAAGCAAAATCACAAAGCCAGTCGAAAGAATATGATAACGGTAAGAACAGATCCTATACCCATGATGATGGAAAGGAGTGCCGCGATGCTGATAATGTTTCCAAAGA GCGAAAGGACTACTCAGCTGCTGGAAAGAGAAAGGAAGAGCGCCAGGCAAGTTTACCAAGACAATCAAAGGAACATGATGAACATAAGAAGAGGGGATCCTATACTCGTGATGATAGAAATGACCTCCGTGATGCTGATAATGGTTCCAAAGA GCGAAAGGACTACTCAGCTTCTGGAAAGAGAAAGGAAGAGCGCCAGGCAAGTTTACCAAGACAATCAAAGGAACATGAGGAGCATAAGAAGAGGGGATGCTATACTCGTGATGATAGAAATGACCTCTGTGATGCTGATAATGGTTCCAAAGA GCGAAAGGACTACTCAGCTGCTGGAAAGAGAAAGGAAGAGCGCCAGGCAAGTTTACCAAGACAATCAAAGGAACATGATGAGCATAAGAAGAGGGGATCCTATACTCCTGATGATAGAGATGACCCCCGTGATGCTGATAATGGTTCCAAAGA AAGGCGAAATGATTACTCAGCTTCCCGAAAGAGAATGGAGGACTACAGAGCAAAATCATCAAGACAATCAAACGAACATGATGATGATAAGAAAAGGGGATCGTATACTCCCGATGATAGAAGCCACCGCTCCGATGCTGATAATCGTTCGAGAGA AAGGCGAGGTGACTTCTCAGCTTCCGGACAGAGAAAGGAAGAGTACCTGGGAAAATCACCAAGACAGTTAAAGGAACATGGTGACAATAAGAAGAGGGGGTCATATACGCCTGCTGATAGAAATGACCTCCGTGATGTTGATAATGGTTGCAATGA GAAGCTGGCAACAGATGACGGTAGCCGTAGCCCCTGCCCTGGCCGGAGGTCGCCGCGACCATCTTAG